The genomic segment GTCTTCTGACGTGACTGCACAGGTAAAAGCAAAACTTGGTTTGAAGTAATATGATAAAACATATCATTATCGCTATCATGGTCCTCCTCGCTGTGCCCAGTATGGCACAAGGGGAGGACTCTGTTGCCACTCAGGTACGCTTCGGTTATCTAAGCTACGAAGCCGCCTTGACAGCTATGCCCGAATACGAGAGCGCGCAACAACAGTTGAACATCCTGCGTGAGGCTTACGAAAAAGAGCTTCAGCGCGCCGAGGAAGAGTTCAACCGCAAGTACGAGGATTTCCTCGAAGGACAGAAGGACTATCCACGTACTATTCTACTGAAGCGTCAGAGTGAGTTGCAGGATATGATGCAACGCAATTTAAAGTTCAAGCAGCAAGGTAAACTTGATTTGGCCGAAGCAGAGCGCAAGACCCTGGCTCCTTTACGCGCACGTCTCAACGAGGCAATCGCCACAGTAGCCCGTCAGCGCCATTTGGCACTTGTTATCAACACAGACTCCAATGCCTGTCCATTTATTGAGCCGGCTATGGGTGTTGATCTCAATACGGAAATCAAAGAAAAACTTCAAAAATGACCCTCCCGCAGAATCCAGGGCCCATTGGCATCTTCGATAGCGGCTACGGCGGACTTACCATCCTTCATGGAATCCGTCAGCGCCTCCACCAGTACAACTA from the Prevotella sp. E15-22 genome contains:
- a CDS encoding OmpH family outer membrane protein yields the protein MIKHIIIAIMVLLAVPSMAQGEDSVATQVRFGYLSYEAALTAMPEYESAQQQLNILREAYEKELQRAEEEFNRKYEDFLEGQKDYPRTILLKRQSELQDMMQRNLKFKQQGKLDLAEAERKTLAPLRARLNEAIATVARQRHLALVINTDSNACPFIEPAMGVDLNTEIKEKLQK